From Triticum aestivum cultivar Chinese Spring chromosome 4A, IWGSC CS RefSeq v2.1, whole genome shotgun sequence, a single genomic window includes:
- the LOC123082767 gene encoding guanosine deaminase: MEEAKAAQDREHKFLSIAVEEAYRAVDRGHGRPFGAVVVRNDQVVVSCHNMAVKNTDATAHAEVTAIREACKKLGKIDLSDCEMYASCEPCPMCFGAVRLSRIKRLVYGATAEAAIAMGSCYQSANLEIKRVDGNGALLAEQLFENTKGKFQMY, from the exons ATGGAGGAAGCCAAGG CCGCGCAAGATAGGGAGCACAAGTTCTTATCGATAGCGGTAGAAGAGGCCTACCGAGCGGTCGACCGTGGCCATGGGCGCCCATTTGGCGCGGTCGTGGTCCGCAACGACCAAGTAGTGGTCAGTTGCCATAACATGGCTGTGAAGAACACCGATGCAACCGCCCATGCCGAAGTTACTGCAATAAGAGAG GCTTGCAAGAAGCTCGGGAAGATCGACTTGTCGGATTGCGAAATGTATGCATCCTGCGAACCTTGCCCGATGTGTTTCGGCGCTGTTCGTCTATCCCGGATCAAG AGGCTGGTGTATGGAGCCACGGCAGAAGCTGCTATTGCCATGGGAAGCTGCTACCAGAGCGCCAACTTGGAGATAAAGCGAGTGGATGGGAATGGAGCCCTGCTTGCTGAACAACTCTTTGAGAACACCAAGGGGAAATTTCAAATGTACTAA